The proteins below are encoded in one region of Stieleria sp. JC731:
- a CDS encoding PEP-CTERM sorting domain-containing protein (PEP-CTERM proteins occur, often in large numbers, in the proteomes of bacteria that also encode an exosortase, a predicted intramembrane cysteine proteinase. The presence of a PEP-CTERM domain at a protein's C-terminus predicts cleavage within the sorting domain, followed by covalent anchoring to some some component of the (usually Gram-negative) cell surface. Many PEP-CTERM proteins exhibit an unusual sequence composition that includes large numbers of potential glycosylation sites. Expression of one such protein has been shown restore the ability of a bacterium to form floc, a type of biofilm.), giving the protein MPPFTQLVRLNVCVFSLLFTFAAATNQSFAEDPLNLLFFGNSFTIGDNVPNAVGRIAEADGKARPTIVADLAGGQDLDYHIGQVNSAPQNNVLSSAIGAGQFDFAILQGYSTEATHLQSPATDFIPDAVAMSNLLRSFPTASDAGIILFETWAREAPHSFYSGTNPSFANPAAMQAEIRDNYALASEAINQAIGQSVAEVAPVGDAFEQGGFDGFLYASDNYHASRQGSRLASLVIYRSIYNENVGDISYDSVSSWANVSSSEWSTLTSLADSVQITAIPEPSIVAPLMLLSSCCLLKRKRKTTAV; this is encoded by the coding sequence ATGCCTCCCTTTACTCAACTCGTTCGTCTGAACGTCTGCGTTTTCTCGCTTTTGTTCACATTCGCTGCGGCGACGAACCAAAGTTTTGCGGAAGACCCGTTGAACTTGCTGTTTTTCGGAAACAGCTTCACCATCGGCGACAACGTGCCAAATGCGGTGGGTCGAATTGCGGAGGCAGATGGTAAGGCTCGTCCAACGATCGTCGCCGATTTGGCTGGCGGGCAAGATCTCGATTACCACATCGGCCAAGTCAATTCGGCACCACAAAACAATGTGTTGTCGTCAGCGATCGGTGCGGGTCAGTTCGACTTTGCGATTCTGCAGGGATACAGCACCGAGGCGACTCATTTGCAGTCACCCGCAACGGATTTCATTCCTGACGCGGTTGCGATGAGCAATCTGCTCCGTAGTTTTCCAACAGCATCCGATGCGGGAATCATTTTGTTCGAAACATGGGCACGTGAGGCACCCCACAGCTTTTACTCTGGCACCAACCCATCGTTCGCCAACCCTGCAGCAATGCAAGCTGAGATTCGTGACAACTATGCCTTAGCGAGCGAGGCAATCAACCAAGCCATCGGTCAGTCGGTGGCAGAAGTTGCCCCTGTCGGCGACGCCTTTGAACAAGGTGGCTTTGATGGATTTCTTTACGCCTCGGATAATTATCACGCTTCCAGACAAGGATCTCGCCTAGCTAGTCTTGTGATCTATCGATCGATCTACAACGAAAATGTGGGAGACATTTCCTACGACAGCGTCAGCAGTTGGGCAAACGTCTCGAGTTCGGAATGGTCAACGCTCACTTCCTTGGCTGATTCCGTGCAGATCACCGCGATTCCGGAACCGTCAATTGTGGCTCCGTTGATGTTGCTCTCATCTTGCTGCCTGTTGAAACGAAAGCGAAAAACGACTGCGGTCTGA
- a CDS encoding efflux transporter outer membrane subunit, whose product MKSLASLREGILVPWLVLVPVIGLLIGGGCAVKKQTAPVKFTPEAPPAFTGGGQVVPPDQWWVTFEDEGLNRQIDQLFDGSFTLATAIQRLNAARAVARREASDLFPDLNGVGSIGSTFGPGSDSTSYTWGLDASYQVDLWGRIESRVQAEQFRAAATHADYHAVALALTAEVATTWFSLIEANAQLALLDDQIETNQMGLLLQEASFGQGLIRSPDVLRQRQLVESTLEQSVVVKARIEVLEHQLAVLLGEMPQTAAYRTGRQLPGLPPMPDTGLPSELLCRRPDVRRDYLAFMAANKDLASAITDLYPRLNLTGSLLNSAEKPETLFRDWFLSIGGQLVAPLLDGGQRRAEIDRTNALVRQRFNEYGDTMLNAFREVEDSLAREKYQLERLTHLRAQTELAGQAAEQLREQYYISDADYLDVLSAITAEQRLQRETLTAQLELLLIRVSLYLALAGGFEPRPQIIIEIEDVTDSSESQIGPQEISQINGLQDGMNGQPMLEISAPGNANDFEELLKSVNRLPETDLDD is encoded by the coding sequence ATGAAAAGCCTCGCATCGCTTCGCGAGGGGATCTTGGTCCCCTGGCTAGTCCTGGTACCAGTTATTGGTCTGCTTATCGGTGGCGGCTGCGCTGTGAAGAAACAAACCGCGCCAGTCAAATTCACCCCCGAGGCCCCACCCGCGTTCACCGGCGGTGGCCAAGTCGTACCGCCGGATCAGTGGTGGGTGACGTTTGAAGATGAAGGCTTGAACCGTCAAATTGACCAGTTGTTCGATGGCAGTTTCACCCTGGCTACAGCGATTCAGCGTCTCAACGCGGCGCGAGCGGTTGCCCGGCGTGAAGCTTCGGATCTGTTCCCGGACCTCAACGGCGTCGGTTCGATCGGCAGCACCTTTGGCCCTGGAAGCGACAGCACCAGCTACACCTGGGGATTGGACGCGTCCTATCAAGTTGACTTGTGGGGGCGAATCGAATCGCGGGTCCAAGCGGAGCAGTTCCGTGCCGCAGCAACGCATGCGGATTACCACGCGGTTGCGTTAGCGTTGACGGCAGAAGTCGCCACGACGTGGTTTTCGCTGATCGAGGCCAACGCACAATTGGCGTTGCTCGACGACCAAATCGAAACAAATCAGATGGGCTTGCTGTTGCAAGAGGCCAGCTTCGGACAGGGGTTGATCCGCAGTCCAGACGTTTTGCGGCAACGACAGCTGGTCGAATCAACCCTGGAACAGTCCGTCGTTGTCAAAGCCCGGATCGAGGTTCTGGAACATCAATTGGCCGTTTTGCTGGGCGAGATGCCGCAGACCGCAGCCTATCGAACAGGCCGCCAGCTGCCCGGTTTGCCTCCCATGCCCGATACTGGCTTGCCGTCGGAGCTGCTTTGCCGGCGTCCCGACGTCCGCCGAGACTATTTGGCGTTTATGGCGGCGAACAAAGATCTCGCTTCGGCGATCACGGACCTGTATCCCCGCTTGAACCTGACAGGTTCGCTGCTGAATTCGGCGGAGAAGCCCGAAACGCTGTTCAGAGACTGGTTCCTGTCGATCGGCGGCCAGTTGGTCGCACCACTTTTGGACGGCGGTCAGCGGCGCGCCGAGATTGACCGAACGAACGCCCTGGTGCGCCAGCGATTCAACGAATACGGCGACACCATGCTGAACGCGTTTCGTGAAGTCGAGGACAGCCTCGCACGAGAAAAATACCAGCTTGAGCGGCTTACACACCTCCGTGCCCAAACCGAATTGGCTGGACAGGCCGCCGAGCAGCTTCGCGAGCAGTACTACATTAGCGACGCCGACTACCTTGACGTGCTCAGTGCGATTACCGCCGAACAAAGGTTGCAGCGCGAAACTTTGACAGCTCAATTAGAATTACTGCTGATCCGCGTGTCGCTGTACCTTGCACTTGCGGGTGGCTTTGAACCCCGACCTCAAATCATTATTGAAATAGAAGACGTCACCGACTCAAGCGAATCGCAAATCGGACCTCAGGAAATCTCGCAGATCAACGGTTTGCAGGATGGGATGAATGGCCAGCCGATGTTGGAGATTTCCGCACCTGGAAATGCCAACGATTTCGAAGAGTTACTTAAATCGGTGAACCGTCTTCCCGAGACCGATTTAGATGACTGA
- a CDS encoding PEP-CTERM sorting domain-containing protein: MKRLFSTCLLFALSLGLSVPATAAIVQIQGGQSTAPANWNVMGAPDADIIGMIDSEGNATGIDLITDDTDRFNGINSNGSTAAGIPPEFPAQVTGNSWYGNTSTFGGGIFPEVLWTFQNLDQNSTYDFTFYASRTGVSDNRETTYSLTGGNTGSASLAVSNNISETAFVGGITPDALGQIQLVIGPGANNDNGNGFFYLGGMTITSVTAIPEPSSLFALGTIAIGGLVRRRSRQR; the protein is encoded by the coding sequence ATGAAACGCCTCTTCAGCACTTGTCTATTATTCGCCTTATCTCTGGGGCTTTCGGTTCCAGCAACAGCTGCAATTGTTCAAATCCAAGGTGGGCAATCAACAGCTCCAGCAAATTGGAACGTGATGGGCGCTCCTGATGCTGACATCATCGGAATGATCGATTCGGAAGGTAACGCGACAGGCATCGATCTGATCACCGATGACACCGATCGGTTTAACGGTATCAACAGCAACGGCTCGACCGCCGCTGGTATCCCTCCGGAATTTCCAGCACAGGTGACAGGGAATAGCTGGTACGGGAATACTTCGACGTTTGGGGGAGGCATCTTTCCAGAAGTTCTCTGGACCTTCCAAAACCTCGATCAAAACTCCACTTACGATTTTACCTTTTACGCATCGCGTACTGGTGTCTCTGACAATCGCGAAACCACCTACTCATTGACGGGTGGCAACACCGGATCAGCCTCGTTGGCAGTTTCTAACAACATTTCCGAGACAGCCTTCGTCGGTGGAATCACTCCAGATGCACTGGGTCAGATTCAATTGGTAATTGGTCCAGGTGCCAACAACGACAATGGCAATGGATTCTTCTATCTGGGCGGGATGACGATCACGTCAGTCACAGCCATTCCTGAACCATCTTCATTGTTTGCTTTGGGAACGATCGCCATTGGTGGTCTTGTGCGTCGACGCTCTCGTCAACGCTAA
- a CDS encoding efflux RND transporter permease subunit: protein MAHNSIAANLLMFILLGGGIWSAFAIQKEVFPQFQLDVVEVSVGYPGASPEEVEQGILRPIEGAIRGVEGIREITSEAREGRARVMIELVAGQERMKVFQDIDQAVNRIRTFPDQIEQPEVRLQSEQREAMQIALYGPIDVWALRKLAEQLRDQLQAHEQITQVELRRVPAYVTHIEIPRQRLREYGLTLSDVANVIRSSSQDVPAGSVQTNAGEILLRVKARKQWAEEFAAMEVVSGRDGPAVTLGEIASIRDGFEEVGFHSQFSQTPSVELDIFRTGSQSPSDVANAVAETMEGFESVLPPGVKWRVDRNNAEEFRRRLNLVIENAIMAVVIVLLILALFLEFRLAFWVMMGMAVSFIGGLLLLPVADVSVNMISLFGFLVVLGIVVDDAVVVGENVYEKRLETGDDERAAIEGTREVAGPVVFSILTNIVAFVPLMFIPGETGKFWGPLPVVVILVLSLSLIESLFILPAHLAHARKAGRKGGLGGFLHGGQQAFSRGFNRLIEVAFQPVLLLCLRYRYVTASIALGLFLIVTGYATSAHMGMILMPEVSADEIEAGVRMPVGTTQAQAAEIADAVTKASLKMFEEHDLYKVAEGIKTNVRGQSFIDVEIVMKPPDQRDMTAKEVIDLWRDSIGDLPGVNQVTFEAESGPGGYRRAISIDLSHSDISVLEKASQTLVERCESFANVRDVSDSYNKGKVQYDFRLRPEGRALGLTDEELGDQLRGAFFGSLALRLLRGTNENEVRVKLPEDEREDIYSLEDLIIRTPSGVEVPLLDVADVEQTLAFRSIERRDGRRVINVSMDVEPKRAVTQVIQALRNDVLPELRESYPGITWSFEGSDAEMRQATSSLWGSFGLALAVIYSLLAIAFRGYIQPLVVLVAIPFGVVGAVLGHIVLGYDISLVSLMGVIALSGVVINDSLIMIDYANRRRKTCSAYEAISQAGVRRFRPILLTTLTTFGGLVPLIFEDSLQAQYIIPMAISLGFGILFSTAIILVLVPCLYLILEDIHVLFTGRPTVPSES, encoded by the coding sequence ATGGCTCATAATTCGATCGCCGCAAACCTGTTGATGTTTATTTTGCTGGGTGGCGGAATCTGGTCGGCATTTGCGATTCAGAAAGAAGTCTTTCCGCAGTTTCAGCTCGACGTTGTCGAAGTCAGTGTCGGATATCCGGGGGCTTCTCCTGAAGAAGTCGAACAGGGCATTTTGCGCCCCATCGAGGGCGCCATCCGCGGCGTGGAAGGCATTCGTGAGATCACCAGCGAGGCCCGCGAAGGTCGCGCGCGTGTGATGATCGAATTGGTTGCCGGTCAAGAACGCATGAAAGTGTTCCAAGACATCGACCAAGCTGTCAATCGGATCCGCACGTTCCCTGATCAAATCGAACAGCCCGAGGTCAGGTTGCAGTCGGAGCAGCGCGAAGCGATGCAAATTGCCTTGTATGGTCCGATCGATGTTTGGGCACTGCGCAAGCTGGCGGAACAGCTTCGCGATCAACTGCAGGCTCACGAGCAAATCACGCAGGTCGAACTGCGCCGCGTACCGGCCTATGTGACACACATCGAAATTCCACGCCAGCGTTTGCGTGAATACGGTTTGACGCTTTCCGATGTCGCGAATGTGATCCGCAGCAGCAGTCAGGATGTACCCGCCGGATCGGTGCAAACCAACGCGGGAGAGATCTTGTTGCGTGTGAAGGCTCGTAAACAATGGGCCGAAGAATTCGCTGCGATGGAAGTCGTCAGCGGCCGCGACGGACCAGCCGTGACACTCGGTGAAATCGCCAGCATACGCGACGGATTTGAAGAGGTCGGTTTCCACTCGCAGTTCAGCCAAACACCATCCGTTGAGCTGGATATCTTCCGCACCGGTTCGCAATCACCGAGTGATGTGGCCAATGCGGTTGCCGAGACCATGGAAGGTTTCGAATCGGTGCTGCCCCCGGGCGTCAAGTGGCGGGTGGATCGGAACAACGCAGAGGAGTTTCGCAGGCGGCTTAACTTGGTGATCGAAAACGCGATCATGGCTGTCGTGATCGTTCTTTTGATTCTGGCGCTGTTCTTGGAATTTCGCTTGGCCTTTTGGGTGATGATGGGAATGGCGGTTTCGTTCATCGGCGGCTTGCTGTTGCTGCCGGTCGCTGATGTCAGCGTCAATATGATTTCGCTATTCGGCTTTCTTGTCGTGCTGGGAATCGTCGTCGATGACGCGGTTGTCGTCGGTGAGAACGTTTATGAGAAGCGGTTGGAGACTGGGGATGACGAGCGTGCTGCGATTGAGGGTACGCGTGAAGTCGCCGGTCCGGTTGTCTTCAGTATCCTGACGAACATCGTGGCCTTCGTGCCGTTGATGTTCATCCCGGGTGAAACCGGAAAGTTCTGGGGGCCTCTTCCCGTCGTGGTGATCTTGGTCCTTTCGCTTTCGCTGATCGAGTCACTCTTTATTCTGCCGGCACACTTGGCGCACGCTCGCAAGGCAGGTCGCAAAGGAGGACTCGGCGGCTTCTTGCATGGTGGCCAGCAAGCGTTCAGTCGTGGATTCAACAGGCTGATCGAAGTCGCGTTTCAGCCGGTGCTACTGTTGTGTTTGCGATACCGATACGTCACCGCCAGTATCGCCCTTGGGCTTTTCTTGATTGTCACCGGGTACGCCACGAGCGCGCACATGGGGATGATTCTGATGCCGGAAGTCTCCGCCGATGAGATCGAAGCAGGGGTGCGGATGCCTGTCGGAACCACGCAAGCTCAAGCTGCCGAGATCGCCGATGCGGTCACCAAAGCCAGTTTGAAAATGTTCGAAGAGCACGACCTTTACAAGGTCGCCGAGGGCATCAAAACGAACGTCCGTGGCCAGAGCTTTATCGATGTCGAGATCGTGATGAAGCCGCCGGATCAGCGTGACATGACCGCGAAAGAAGTCATTGATCTCTGGCGTGATTCGATCGGAGATTTGCCGGGGGTGAATCAGGTGACGTTCGAGGCCGAAAGCGGCCCGGGCGGCTATCGACGCGCGATCAGTATTGATCTGAGCCACAGCGATATCAGCGTTCTTGAAAAAGCTTCGCAGACGCTGGTCGAGCGGTGCGAAAGCTTTGCGAATGTGCGTGATGTCAGTGACAGTTACAACAAAGGCAAAGTCCAGTACGACTTTCGATTGCGTCCCGAAGGTCGCGCGCTCGGTTTGACCGATGAAGAACTGGGCGATCAGCTTCGCGGGGCTTTCTTTGGTTCACTCGCGCTGCGTTTGCTGCGTGGGACAAACGAAAACGAAGTGCGGGTGAAACTGCCCGAAGACGAACGGGAGGACATCTACAGCCTGGAGGATCTGATTATCCGGACACCTTCCGGAGTCGAGGTTCCGTTGCTGGATGTCGCTGATGTTGAGCAGACACTCGCTTTCCGCTCGATCGAAAGACGCGACGGCAGGCGAGTGATCAACGTTTCGATGGATGTCGAGCCAAAACGTGCGGTCACTCAGGTTATCCAAGCGCTTCGCAACGATGTGCTGCCCGAACTTCGTGAAAGCTACCCCGGGATCACGTGGAGCTTCGAAGGTAGCGATGCCGAAATGCGGCAGGCCACTTCATCACTTTGGGGATCGTTCGGATTGGCCCTAGCGGTGATTTATTCACTGCTGGCGATCGCCTTCCGTGGCTACATTCAACCACTGGTTGTTTTGGTGGCGATTCCCTTTGGCGTCGTTGGTGCAGTCTTAGGACACATTGTGCTGGGCTACGATATTTCGCTTGTCAGCCTGATGGGTGTGATCGCGCTTTCGGGGGTCGTGATCAATGATTCACTGATCATGATCGACTATGCAAATCGTCGTAGGAAAACTTGCTCGGCTTATGAAGCGATCTCGCAAGCGGGCGTTCGTCGCTTCAGACCGATTCTGTTGACAACGCTGACCACATTTGGCGGATTGGTCCCGCTGATCTTCGAAGATTCGTTGCAGGCACAGTACATCATCCCGATGGCGATCTCGCTAGGATTCGGCATCCTGTTTTCGACAGCCATCATTCTTGTGTTGGTGCCTTGCCTATACCTGATTCTCGAAGACATTCACGTGCTATTCACTGGTCGTCCGACGGTTCCGAGTGAATCATGA
- the aroA gene encoding 3-phosphoshikimate 1-carboxyvinyltransferase: MSSSASVDPPASVVVTPGGPVRGSVRPPGSKSLTNRALICAAMADGQSTLSGCLRSEDTAVMIDSLQKCNVHVEVAGDTIRVDGRSRSKPSELVELFIANSGTSVRFLTAALSAAGGHYRLSGVPRMHERPIADLVDALRDVQQGEIQCESAGGCPPVRINSDGWAGPTIKVAGNVSSQYLSGLMMAAPIAIGDRLPKITIDVTGELVSRPYVDMTAEVMRSFGANVAIHDDEETSCVNVVVSENGYRGVDYAIEPDASAASYFWAAAAITGGEVTVEGLTPDAMQGDVGFCKVLEQMGCTFTFDNHSMTISGRAHRGIDVDMNAISDTVQTLSVVALFADGPTRVRGVAHNRFKETDRIGDLACELRKLGATVDEHEDGLTVTPPAGGIRPATLETYHDHRMAMSLSLAGLAAEGVQILDPSCTVKTYPEFFKDLEDLIGRPHRWAN, from the coding sequence ATGTCTTCTTCTGCCTCCGTCGATCCTCCAGCAAGCGTCGTCGTCACTCCTGGCGGCCCTGTTCGCGGAAGTGTTCGGCCACCGGGAAGCAAGAGCTTGACGAACCGAGCACTGATCTGTGCGGCAATGGCTGACGGTCAGTCGACGCTGTCGGGATGCCTTCGCAGCGAAGACACCGCAGTGATGATCGACAGTTTGCAAAAATGCAACGTGCACGTCGAAGTCGCTGGCGACACAATCCGCGTCGATGGCCGTTCGCGATCCAAACCCAGCGAGCTGGTGGAACTGTTTATCGCTAACAGCGGAACTAGCGTCCGTTTCTTGACAGCGGCGCTATCTGCAGCGGGTGGACACTATCGATTGTCTGGCGTGCCTCGCATGCATGAGCGACCGATCGCAGACCTTGTCGATGCCCTACGCGATGTTCAACAAGGTGAGATTCAATGTGAATCGGCGGGCGGCTGCCCACCAGTGCGAATTAACTCCGACGGCTGGGCGGGGCCAACCATCAAGGTCGCCGGGAACGTGAGCAGCCAATACCTCAGTGGCTTGATGATGGCGGCTCCGATCGCGATTGGAGACCGGCTACCCAAAATTACCATCGACGTAACGGGTGAACTGGTATCGCGCCCCTATGTCGACATGACTGCCGAAGTCATGCGATCGTTCGGAGCGAACGTAGCAATTCACGATGATGAAGAAACGTCCTGCGTTAATGTCGTCGTCTCTGAGAATGGCTATCGTGGTGTCGACTATGCGATCGAGCCGGACGCATCGGCGGCAAGTTACTTTTGGGCCGCCGCCGCCATTACCGGAGGAGAAGTCACGGTTGAAGGGCTAACGCCCGACGCCATGCAAGGTGATGTTGGTTTCTGCAAAGTCCTGGAGCAGATGGGTTGCACGTTTACATTCGATAATCATTCAATGACGATCAGCGGCAGGGCCCACCGTGGAATCGATGTCGACATGAACGCAATCAGCGATACCGTTCAAACACTGTCCGTGGTCGCATTGTTCGCTGACGGTCCGACGCGCGTTCGTGGTGTGGCACACAACCGCTTCAAAGAGACCGATCGCATCGGTGACTTGGCTTGCGAGCTTCGAAAGCTCGGTGCAACGGTCGATGAACATGAAGACGGCTTGACCGTGACACCACCAGCGGGAGGTATTCGACCGGCGACTTTGGAAACCTACCATGACCACCGCATGGCAATGAGCCTTTCGTTGGCAGGCCTAGCTGCTGAAGGCGTCCAAATCCTGGATCCATCCTGCACCGTTAAAACCTACCCCGAGTTTTTCAAGGATTTGGAAGACTTGATCGGCCGGCCACATCGCTGGGCTAACTGA
- a CDS encoding efflux RND transporter periplasmic adaptor subunit yields MTDESNPRIVWRLLRFLGNVLACAAILGASIAAIIVINRTEPTAEKITATRKSSALVETVTVTRGTYSPKLVVLGKVQPAQDITLSPRIRGQVIELSANFVPGGMVSKGDLLLQIDPADFENALSISQSELDQAQASLEIEEGRQSLAKKELALLENTIKETNRSLVLREPQIASIRAEVSAAEAAIERAKLDLDRTKILAPFDAQILTRSVNVGSQVATGDELAQLVGVDEYWIIAAVPVRSLQWIQFPKEGTDGSKTEGSLVRLRNPDSWPEGAERMGVVSRMIGSLDQQTRLARVLVTIADPLGQQADAPPLILETLIETEIEGKPIPDVFRLERKLVRESDKIWVMKDEKLEIRQAEVVFRDAEYAYVSAGLDEGDEVVKTTLATVAEGVGLKKINGDDSDQQSDNDSDVEVGS; encoded by the coding sequence ATGACTGATGAATCGAATCCACGTATCGTCTGGCGATTGTTACGTTTCTTAGGCAATGTTCTTGCCTGTGCCGCAATTCTTGGTGCTTCGATTGCCGCGATCATCGTGATCAATCGTACCGAGCCCACGGCGGAAAAAATCACCGCGACTCGAAAGTCGTCCGCTTTGGTCGAGACCGTCACGGTAACTCGGGGAACGTACTCGCCGAAGCTAGTGGTCCTTGGGAAAGTTCAGCCGGCGCAGGATATCACGCTAAGTCCTCGGATTCGTGGCCAAGTGATCGAGCTGTCTGCGAATTTCGTTCCCGGTGGAATGGTTAGCAAAGGCGACTTGCTGTTGCAGATCGATCCTGCCGACTTTGAAAATGCACTTTCAATCAGCCAAAGTGAACTTGATCAGGCGCAGGCATCGCTTGAGATCGAAGAAGGGCGGCAGAGCTTAGCCAAGAAAGAACTGGCTCTGCTAGAAAATACGATCAAGGAAACGAACCGATCGTTGGTGCTTCGTGAACCACAAATTGCTTCGATCCGTGCCGAAGTCAGTGCGGCCGAAGCGGCGATCGAACGAGCGAAATTGGATCTCGATCGAACAAAGATCCTCGCGCCTTTCGACGCGCAGATCCTAACCCGTTCGGTTAATGTGGGCTCCCAGGTGGCGACCGGTGATGAGCTTGCTCAGCTGGTCGGTGTCGACGAATATTGGATCATCGCTGCGGTGCCTGTCCGCAGCTTGCAATGGATCCAGTTCCCAAAAGAAGGCACGGACGGATCCAAAACAGAGGGCTCGTTGGTTCGTCTGCGGAACCCAGATTCTTGGCCGGAAGGTGCCGAGCGAATGGGGGTGGTTTCTCGGATGATCGGATCACTGGACCAGCAAACTCGATTAGCACGAGTCTTAGTAACGATCGCTGACCCGTTGGGCCAACAAGCTGATGCACCGCCGCTGATTTTGGAGACCTTGATCGAAACTGAAATCGAAGGCAAACCGATCCCAGATGTGTTTCGATTGGAACGAAAGCTGGTTCGTGAATCCGACAAGATTTGGGTGATGAAGGATGAGAAGCTTGAGATCCGTCAGGCCGAAGTCGTCTTTCGCGATGCAGAGTATGCCTACGTTTCAGCTGGGCTAGACGAAGGCGATGAAGTTGTCAAAACGACGCTGGCGACTGTCGCCGAAGGTGTCGGTCTAAAGAAGATTAACGGCGATGACTCGGATCAGCAATCTGACAACGATTCTGATGTCGAGGTAGGGTCTTGA
- a CDS encoding DUF1501 domain-containing protein produces the protein MQRPSQPNASFDRRLLLQRCAVGFGHLAFSSMLATSGPANADDVNAGRASSSLDRPHHLPRAKRVIFLFMKGGPSHVDTFDPKPLLDRDHGKPLPFDLPRVTFAKQGNLLRSPWKFHRHGESGLPVSELFPNVAKHADQLCVLRSVHGTNPAHGGASLKLHTGTDQFVRPSMGSWLVYGLGSENSNLPAFITICPTLAHGGVNNWGAAFLPAHCQGTPIGNASQLASRSRIEHMRHPELSIEQQRRQLDFISAMNQEHIAITGSNKELSGRLKSFELAFRMQTEMPSIQDLSSETAATQALYGLDDPVTADFGHQCVLARRFAEQGVRFIQVTHSDSEVQWDQHGNLYQGHAKNAAEVDKPIAGLLTDLKQRGLLEDTLVLWGGEFGRTPTAQGNNGRDHNPHGFTMWMAGGGVKGGFAYGATDDYGYYAQQDKMHIHDLHATLLHLMGIDHERLTYRHAGRDFRLTDVAGKVAKAIFA, from the coding sequence ATGCAGAGACCTTCACAGCCCAACGCTTCATTCGATCGTCGCTTATTGCTTCAACGATGTGCGGTCGGTTTTGGGCATCTGGCGTTTTCGTCCATGCTGGCGACTTCAGGACCCGCTAACGCCGATGATGTGAATGCGGGTCGAGCGTCTTCCTCACTCGACCGGCCACACCATTTGCCACGTGCGAAACGAGTCATCTTTCTTTTTATGAAAGGCGGGCCATCGCATGTCGATACGTTTGACCCAAAGCCCTTGCTAGATCGTGACCACGGCAAACCGCTGCCTTTCGACTTGCCTCGCGTCACGTTTGCCAAACAAGGCAACCTTCTAAGAAGCCCTTGGAAATTTCATCGCCATGGCGAAAGCGGACTGCCTGTTAGCGAGCTTTTTCCAAACGTCGCCAAGCATGCGGACCAGCTTTGCGTGCTGCGATCGGTCCACGGAACCAACCCGGCACATGGTGGTGCTTCGTTAAAGCTGCACACTGGGACGGATCAATTCGTAAGACCGAGTATGGGCAGCTGGCTGGTCTACGGACTAGGAAGCGAAAATTCAAACCTTCCGGCGTTTATCACCATCTGCCCCACCCTTGCACATGGCGGTGTAAATAACTGGGGCGCGGCGTTCCTTCCGGCGCACTGCCAGGGGACTCCCATCGGGAACGCGAGCCAACTTGCGTCACGATCGCGAATTGAACACATGCGACATCCGGAGTTGTCGATCGAGCAGCAGCGTCGACAGCTGGACTTCATCTCGGCAATGAATCAGGAACACATCGCGATCACCGGATCGAACAAAGAACTGTCAGGCAGATTGAAGTCATTCGAGTTGGCCTTTCGGATGCAAACGGAGATGCCTTCGATCCAAGATTTATCTAGCGAAACAGCAGCAACTCAAGCTCTTTATGGGCTGGATGACCCCGTGACCGCCGACTTTGGTCATCAATGCGTGCTGGCGCGACGCTTTGCGGAACAGGGCGTTCGCTTTATTCAGGTCACGCACAGTGATAGCGAAGTTCAATGGGACCAACACGGTAACCTTTATCAGGGCCATGCCAAGAACGCTGCCGAAGTCGATAAGCCGATCGCTGGCTTGTTGACCGATTTAAAACAACGAGGGTTGTTGGAGGATACGCTGGTGCTATGGGGAGGCGAATTCGGTCGAACGCCCACGGCACAAGGCAACAACGGACGTGACCATAATCCTCACGGCTTTACGATGTGGATGGCGGGCGGTGGTGTCAAAGGTGGCTTCGCGTATGGCGCGACCGACGACTATGGATACTACGCCCAGCAAGACAAGATGCACATTCACGACTTGCATGCCACGCTACTGCATCTGATGGGCATCGATCACGAACGTCTTACCTACCGGCACGCCGGTCGCGACTTTCGACTCACCGACGTCGCCGGCAAAGTCGCGAAAGCCATCTTTGCGTGA